The Daucus carota subsp. sativus chromosome 9, DH1 v3.0, whole genome shotgun sequence genome window below encodes:
- the LOC108192636 gene encoding mitochondrial import inner membrane translocase subunit TIM17-2, producing the protein MGTPETSREPCPDRILDDIGGAFGMGAVGGSAFHFLKGIYNSPKGERFVGGTQAVRMNAPRVGGSFAVWGGLFSTFDCTMVYVRQKEDPWNSIIAGAATGGFLQMRQGLGAASRSAVFGGVLLALIEGAGIMLNKLMSNVPQNFPPMDEPMPNMPGIPGYNMGQLPGQAPVNIEGMGSGQSATSPQPSSSSSWFGGIFGGEKKQETGQSSGSKTEVLESFDSPNPPSFDYK; encoded by the coding sequence ATGGGCACCCCGGAGACTTCACGTGAACCTTGTCCTGATCGTATACTTGATGACATTGGTGGAGCTTTTGGCATGGGTGCCGTTGGAGGTTCAGCTTTCCACTTCTTGAAAGGAATTTATAACTCACCTAAAGGTGAGCGCTTCGTTGGAGGGACTCAAGCTGTGCGTATGAATGCACCTCGTGTAGGTGGTAGTTTTGCTGTGTGGGGTGGCCTCTTTTCCACTTTTGATTGCACAATGGTCTATGTACGCCAGAAAGAAGATCCGTGGAATTCTATCATTGCTGGAGCAGCCACTGGGGGTTTCTTGCAGATGCGTCAGGGTCTCGGTGCTGCCTCTAGATCTGCAGTTTTTGGTGGAGTATTACTTGCGTTGATTGAAGGTGCTGGAATTATGCTGAACAAATTGATGAGTAATGTGCCGCAAAACTTTCCTCCGATGGACGAACCTATGCCTAACATGCCTGGTATTCCTGGATATAATATGGGACAACTTCCTGGTCAAGCACCAGTAAATATTGAGGGCATGGGCAGTGGACAATCGGCAACATCACCTCAGCCATCATCTTCTTCCTCATGGTTTGGCGGGATATTTGGTGGTGAAAAGAAGCAGGAGACGGGTCAAAGCAGTGGAAGCAAGACAGAAGTTCTGGAGAGCTTTGATTCTCCAAACCCTCCCTCATTTGATTACAAATGA
- the LOC108192279 gene encoding 2-C-methyl-D-erythritol 4-phosphate cytidylyltransferase, chloroplastic, whose product MSALKFSCCPQLNSLEISSKSLNSLPNSKIFLPVSKNCSFVNTHYPKILSLRNGGASSRISCSASSSELSKDYDEFVEKKSVSVILLAGGKGKRMGASMPKQYLPLFGQPIALYSFYTFSLLPEVKEIIVVCDPSYQDIFEDAKENTHVDLKFALPGKERQDSVYSGLQVVDPNSSLLCIHDSARPLVSSSDTKKVLIDGWLTGAAVLGVPAKATIKEANMESFVVKTLDRKTLWEVQTPQVMKPGLLKKGFELVNREGLEVTDDVSIVEHLKHPVYITEGSYTNIKVTTPDDMILAEKILNATSSCDASSSATSFGNEVVPVPKPSSEQEYIVLKTEEVARLHAMLPHLPAKSGKATIVEAAANYIKTLEDEVKKLQTLKQEAVNGTETMKSNLPSAANQEMPRVEMMETFVANQVLLPKINL is encoded by the exons ATGAGTGCTCTTAAATTCTCTTGCTGCCCCCAATTGAATAGTCTTGAAATTTCTTCTAAATCCCTCAATTCTCTACCAAATTCCAAGATTTTTCTTCCGGTCTCCAAGAATTGTAGTTTTGTTAATACCCATTATCCCAAAATCTTGTCTTTAAGAAATGGTGGTGCAAGTTCAAGAATCAGCTGTTCTGCAAGTTCTTCTGAGCTAAGCAAG GATTATGATGAATTCGTGGAAAAGAAAAGTGTTTCGGTGATTCTTTTGGCTGGAGGCAAAGGAAAAAGAATGGGT gCGAGCATGCCGAAGCAGTACCTTCCACTTTTCGGGCAACCAATTGCTTTATACag TTTCTATACTTTCTCGCTTTTGCCTGAAGTCAAGGAAATCATTGTGGTTTGTGATCCTTCTTACCAAGACATCTTTGAAG ATGCTAAAGAAAATACTCACGTGGACCTAAAATTTGCATTGCCTGGAAAGGAAAGACAAGATTCTGTTTATAGTGGACTACAGGTAG TTGATCCGAATTCTTCCCTCTTATGCATCCATGATTCTGCAAGACCTCTAGTGTCATCGAGTGATACAAAAAAG GTTCTGATAGATGGTTGGCTTACTGGAGCAGCTGTCCTTGGTGTTCCTGCCAAAGCCACAATTAAAGAG GCAAATATGGAGTCTTTTGTGGTAAAAACTCTGGACAGGAAAACACTCTGGGAAGTGCAAACCCCACAG GTAATGAAGCCGGGGTTACTGAAGAAGGGGTTTGAGCTTGTTAATAG GGAAGGCCTGGAAGTCACTGATGATGTGTCAATTGTGGAGCACCTTAAACACCCAGTTTACATCACAGAAGgctcttacaccaacatcaag GTTACAACCCCGGATGATATGATACTGGCTGAAAAGATATTAAATGCCACTTCGTCTTG CGACGCCAGTAGCAGTGCTACATCGTTCGGAAATGAGGTGGTCCCAGTACCTAAGCCATCATCAGAACAAGAGTACATAGTTCTAAAAACAGAAGAAGTCGCTCGTCTCCATGCAATGCTCCCTCATCTTCCTGCGAAG AGTGGCAAGGCAACCATCGTTGAAGCAGCAGCAAACTATATTAAAACGCTAGAAGATGAGGTTAAGAAGCTACAAACTCTAAAGCAAGAAGCTGTCAATGGTACTGAAACCATGAAGAGTAATCTACCATCAGCTGCTAACCAAGAAATGCCACGAGTCGAAATGATGGAAACTTTTGTAGCTAATCAAGTACTTTTACCAAAGATTAATTTGTAA
- the LOC108192246 gene encoding protein STICHEL: protein MAEMHGGSGKNGGFDPSKLHLKKEFTQIKKASKVLKDPGTSSAWRSPLSSGRALSHVSDAISNVNNHYYHHCRNSGNDNVISRDGISNEGFLKAGDDDDDCSGKGKGKGVFLCNWKARRSEPGKSEGKGQGSGYRGSGEASGSDDESEGGDGLSSIFPGESVDDCMSDGRDGGGGALKSGRYVGDRYASMLYKYRNTNSGKRNIVKKRVKTSAHSAALWKRHQQQIVVRKSSKPGSGHVPLNLRRDDLVSLVDRSDTSDYFNSDDLRRYAAESPLLARVKSTNLLGGSRKEESLYSYGTPAMSTSSLQLYGTKNSSTVRSWDATTNSYNDGKNEVDDHFDFVGQQGCGIPCYWSRRSTPKKRGACRSFSPSLSDTFRSKGRSILCGRQSMYNKRSTGFSLSSHKKRVGTDQGLIPLISSSGAGIGGSSLGVSNEELSSNYGELDLEALNRLDRRRWSASCRSKEGLELVAVNGDGESQSTPENLRSLSQKYRPVFFEDLIGQNIVIQSLMNAILRGRIAPIYLFHGHRGTGKKSAARIFSTALNCFANDESKPCGVCRICTDFLSGKCKELTEVDGSNKNGIAKVRHLLKILSADPPSTSTLHKIFVVDQCHLLPAKIWLTFLKFLEEPPPRVVFIFITTDVDSVPRSILSRCQKYLFIKIRDGDIASKLRNIADEEDLDAELDALNLIAVNADGSLHDAETMLDQLSLLGKRITTSLVNELVGVVSDEILLELLESAMSSDTAGTVKRARELMNSGNDPLLLMSQLATLIMDIIAGTYQIVDAKYSDSLIDGRSLNEAELDRLKHALHLLSEAQKHLRVSSERSTWFTATLLQLGSVPSPVPTQTESSRRQSSRTTEDPLSTFNNGISQNLGPATQYTSRRSASPMSLHKATHRNSTSQDDGLDLNSNPALSQFKNGNSLNVSHANIGDETRSNMLDDIWIRCIQSCHSKTLRQLLHNYGKLVLISEVEGSFVAYIAFTDSNMKLRAERFLSSITNSFEVVMRGSNVEVRIVLLPDDDPFINSERQLVLVDPMVKEHETQVPQKLSRASLNDFNVDIPGNLQSTSRSLSTKPEVPAPRIESVNHEQQLETAYLQTAEKVSPGSLNHSKPERNQVLPQVDVYHQNQMDFMDPASLTSQRWEDELKEEFSALKIYDVKEATQISQAGPRFDLYPMSPSLLHNRSYVSDLSRESTGYKSSSGAGRCSGMFCWNNHKHRAKGKINQQTRAPVRKHKPKGGHFLWLDCARSTKIKDKHRKI, encoded by the exons ATGGCAGAAATGCATGGTGGGAGTGGAAAGAATGGTGGGTTTGATCCAAGCAAGCTTCATTTGAAGAAGGAATTTACTCAAATTAAGAAAGCTTCGAAGGTGCTTAAAGACCCTGGCACAAGTTCTGCTTGGAGGTCTCCTTTGAGTTCAGGTAGAGCTTTGTCTCATGTTTCGGATGCGATATCGAATGTGAATAATCATTACTATCATCATTGTAGGAATAGTGGTAATGATAATGTAATTAGTCGTGATGGTATTAGTAATGAGGGTTTTCTTAAGGCtggagatgatgatgatgattgtaGTGGGAAGGGGAAGGGAAAAGGGGTGTTTTTGTGTAACTGGAAAGCTAGGAGATCGGAGCCCGGAAAGAGTGAAGGAAAGGGTCAGGGAAGTGGGTATAGGGGAAGTGGTGAGGCTAGTGGAAGTGACGATGAGAGTGAGGGTGGTGATGGTTTGTCTTCCATTTTTCCTGGAGAGAGTGTTGATGACTGCATGAGTGATGGTCGAGATGGCGGTGGAGGGGCCTTGAAGAGTGGTAGATATGTAGGGGATAGGTATGCCTCAATGCTATACAAGTACAGGAATACCAATTCTGGTAAAAGGAATATAGTGAAAAAAAGGGTAAAAACGAGTGCACATTCTGCTGCTTTATGGAAGCGACATCAGCAGCAGATTGTGGTTAGGAAGAGTTCAAAGCCGGGATCAGGGCACGTGCCTCTGAATTTGAGGCGGGATGACTTGGTAAGTTTAGTCGACCGATCTGATACAAGTGATTACTTCAATTCTGATGATTTACGTCGGTACGCCGCTGAATCACCTCTGCTGGCACGGGTTAAGTCGACAAACTTGTTAGGAGGCAGTCGGAAAGAGGAATCCTTGTATTCATATGGCACCCCGGCAATGTCTACAAGTTCGTTGCAGTTGTATGGCACTAAAAATTCAAGCACTGTTAGGTCTTGGGATGCTACTACCAACTCGTACAATGATGGTAAAAATGAGGTGGATGATCATTTCGACTTCGTAGGTCAGCAGGGATGTGGGATACCATGTTACTGGTCTAGAAGGAGCACACCAAAGAAAAGAGGGGCATGTAGGAGTTTTTCACCATCGCTTTCTGATACTTTTAGGAGTAAAGGAAGGAGCATTTTATGTGGAAGACAAAGCATGTATAATAAGCGAAGTACTGGATTCTCTTTAAGTTCCCATAAGAAGAGAGTTGGAACTGATCAAGGCCTTATACCTTTGATCAGCAGTAGCGGTGCAGGCATAGGTGGATCTTCACTAGGAGTTAGCAATGAAGAGCTCTCAAGTAACTATGGAGAACTTGATTTAGAGGCATTGAATCGTCTAGATAGAAGGAGATGGTCAGCAAGCTGCCGGAGTAAAGAAGGGTTGGAGCTAGTAGCCGTGAATGGGGACGGAGAATCACAAAGCACTCCTGAGAATCTTAGAAGCCTGAGTCAAAAATACAGGCCAGTGTTTTTTGAAGATTTGATAGGCCAGAATATTGTTATTCAATCTCTTATGAATGCAATTCTCAGGGGAAGGATTGCCCCAATTTATCTTTTTCATGGTCATCGTGGTACGGGAAAGAAGTCGGCGGCCAGGATTTTTTCGACTGCTTTGAATTGCTTCGCCAATGATGAAAGCAAGCCTTGTGGGGTTTGCAGGATTTGCACTGATTTTCTTTCAGGAAAATGTAAGGAACTTACTGAAGTTGATGGCTCCAACAAGAATGGCATTGCAAAAGTTAGGCATCTCTTGAAAATCTTGTCAGCAGATCCTCCATCAACCTCTACCCTTCACAAAATTTTTGTTGTTGATCAGTGTCACCTATTACCTGCAAAGATATGGTTAACTTTCCTAAAGTTTCTTGAGGAACCCCCTCCGCGTGTTGTGTTCATATTTATAACAACCGATGTTGACAGCGTTCCACGTTCTATTCTATCACGGTGCCAGAAGTACCTTTTTATCAAAATCAGAGATGGTGACATTGCATCAAAGTTGAGAAATATTGCTGATGAAGAGGATTTAGATGCTGAATTAGATGCACTGAATTTGATTGCGGTGAATGCAGATGGTTCTCTCCATGATGCAGAAACTATGTTGGACCAGTTGTCTTTGTTAGGCAAAAGGATCACCACGTCTTTGGTCAATGAACTT GTGGGAGTTGTATCTGATGAGATACTGCTTGAGCTATTGGAGTCGGCTATGTCATCAGATACAGCTGGAACAGTAAAGAGAGCGAGAGAGCTGATGAACTCAGGAAATGATCCATTACTATTAATGTCCCAGCTGGCCACGCTAATTATGGATATTATAGCAGGAACTTACCAGATTGTTGATGCCAAATACAGCGACTCCTTAATTGATGGAAGAAGCT TGAATGAAGCTGAACTAGACAGATTAAAACATGCTTTACACCTTCTCTCCGAGGCTCAGAAGCATCTAAGGGTTTCAAGTGAAAGATCAACATGGTTTACTGCAACCCTTTTGCAGCTAGGCTCTGTACCTTCCCCAGTGCCCACTCAAACAGAAAGCAGTAGGAGACAAAGCTCTAGAACAACTGAGGATCCATTAAGTACTTTCAATAACGGTATTTCTCAAAATCTAGGGCCCGCCACTCAATACACATCACGAAGGTCCGCCTCTCCAATGTCCTTACATAAAGCCACTCACCGAAATTCAACCAGTCAAGATGATGGACTTGATCTCAATTCAAATCCTGCTCTTAGCCAATTTAAGAATGGTAATTCATTGAATGTCTCCCATGCAAATATTGGGGATGAAACAAGGTCAAATATGCTGGATGATATTTGGATCCGATGTATTCAAAGCTGTCATTCAAAGACACTGAGGCAGTTGCTTCATAATTATGGCAAACTTGTGTTGATATCTGAAGTTGAAG GTAGCTTTGTTGCATACATTGCATTTACTGACAGTAATATGAAACTCAGAGCCGAAAGATTTCTTAGCAGTATCAcaaactcatttgaagttgttaTGCGAGGCAGCAATGTAGAGGTCAGGATTGTACTTTTGCCAGATGATGACCCCTTCATTAATAGTGAAAGACAATTGGTTTTGGTAGATCCCATGGTCAAAGAGCACGAAACTCAG GTACCACAAAAGCTATCAAGAGCAAGCTTGAAcgattttaatgttgatatacCTGGAAATTTACAATCTACTTCAAGATCACTATCAACGAAGCCCGAAGTCCCTGCTCCCAGGATTGAGTCGGTCAACCATGAACAGCAATTAGAAACTGCATATTTGCAGACTGCAGAAAAAGTGAGTCCTGGATCACTAAATCATTCCAAACCTGAGAGGAATCAAGTTCTACCCCAAGTTGACGTCTACCATCAAAATCAGATGGATTTCATGGATCCTGCAAGCTTGACCTCTCAGCGTTGGGAAGATGAGTTGAAAGAGGAATTTAGTGCCTTGAAAATCTATGATGTAAAAGAGGCAACTCAAATTAGTCAAGCTGGTCCAAGATTCGACCTTTATCCGATGTCTCCAAGTTTATTGCACAATAGGAGCTATGTGAGTGATCTCAGCAGAGAAAGCAC GGGGTATAAATCGAGCTCAGGAGCTGGAAGATGTAGTGGAATGTTCTGCTGGAATAACCACAAACATCGTGCAAAGGGAAAG ATTAATCAACAGACACGGGCTCCAGTTCGTAAGCACAAACCCAAAGGTGGTCATTTTTTGTGGTTGGATTGTGCAAGATCTACTAAAATAAAGGATAAACATAGAAAGATATGA
- the LOC108203827 gene encoding uncharacterized mitochondrial protein AtMg00810-like has translation MNDLGRLSYYLGIEWHQEKNHIELKQTAYVKKILEKAETEACNPTKYPMDLKEHITKDEGGKLVDPTEYKNMLGGLRYLVHTHPDIAYSVGIKGGNNMLTGYSDSDLGSQTDDRKRTGGVAFYTDDRKSTGEDTDSVTLFIDNMSAIDLA, from the exons ATGAATGATCTTGGAAGGCTTTCTTACTATTTGGGAATCGAATGGCATCAGGAGAAAAATCACATCGAGTTGAAACAGACAGCATATGTAAAAAAGATTTTAGAAAAAGCTGAAACGGAGGCGTGCAATCCCACAAAGTATCCTATGGATCTTAAGGAACATATCACTAAAGATGAAGGAGGCAAGCTGGTGGATCCAACTGAATACAAAAACATGTTAGGAGGGCTACGTTACCTCGTACACACTCATCCTGATATTGCCTACTCAGTAGGAATA AAAGGAGGCAACAACATGCTTACAGGGTACTCAGATAGTGACTTGGGAAGCCAAACTGATGATAGGAAAAGAACAGGTGGGGTGGCGTTCTATACagatgataggaaaagtactggTGAAGATACAGATTCAGTAACTCTGTTTATTGACAACATGTCTGCGATAGATTTGGCTTAA